The Flavobacterium sp. 140616W15 sequence TTAGGATTAATTATGGCTGCCATTTTTAAAAGCAAAACTACACATCAAGAATAAAATAAATAAATGAATTTATCTATACTTATACCGCTTCTTAACGAAGAGGAGTCACTTACAGAACTATACACATGGATCATTAAAGTGATGAAATCTAACAATTACTCATATGAAATCATTTTTGTAGATGATGGTAGTACAGATAATTCTTGGAATATTATTGAAGGATTTTCTAATGAAAATCCAAACGTAAAAGGTATTCGCTTCATGAAGAACTTTGGTAAATCGCAAGCTTTACATGCTGGTTTTGCTAAAGCAAATGGCGATGTTATCATTACTATGGATGCCGATTTACAGGATAGTCCAGAAGAAATTCCGGGATTATACGAAATGATTACTAACCAGAAATTTGATTTGGTTTCGGGTTGGAAAAAGAAACGCTACGACTCTGTTGTAGCAAAAAATTTACCATCAAAATTATTCAATTGGGCTGCCAGAAAAACTTCGGGAGTTGAATTGAATGATTTTAACTGTGGCTTAAAAGCTTATAAAAATACAGTTGTTAAAAATATTGAAGTTTCGGGTGAAATGCACCGTTACATCCCTGTTTTAGCAAAAAATGCTGGTTTTAACAAAATTGGAGAAAAAGTAGTACAACACCAGGCTCGTAAATATGGCGAAACTAAATTCGGAATGGAACGTTTTGTTAACGGATTCCTTGACCTAATTACGATTTGGTTTCTTTCTAGATTTGGAAAAAGACCAATGCACTTATTTGGTGCCATTGGATCGTTTATGTTTATCATTGGATTTTTATTAGCTGGTTATATAGGAATATCCAAATTATACCATATGTATATGGGAATGCGTTATA is a genomic window containing:
- a CDS encoding glycosyltransferase family 2 protein produces the protein MNLSILIPLLNEEESLTELYTWIIKVMKSNNYSYEIIFVDDGSTDNSWNIIEGFSNENPNVKGIRFMKNFGKSQALHAGFAKANGDVIITMDADLQDSPEEIPGLYEMITNQKFDLVSGWKKKRYDSVVAKNLPSKLFNWAARKTSGVELNDFNCGLKAYKNTVVKNIEVSGEMHRYIPVLAKNAGFNKIGEKVVQHQARKYGETKFGMERFVNGFLDLITIWFLSRFGKRPMHLFGAIGSFMFIIGFLLAGYIGISKLYHMYMGMRYNLVTSNPWFFIALTTMILGTQLFLAGFLGEIILRTKNNEERYKIANQVNL